Proteins found in one Clostridium kluyveri DSM 555 genomic segment:
- a CDS encoding response regulator transcription factor: protein MDKNVVLIVDDDENIRELLTIMLKNQNIDYLCAKDGVEALEILKTNKIDLILLDIMMPRMDGMMACMKIREDLNLPIIILSAKIDDADKIMGLTIGADDYISKPFNPMLLIAKVKSHLRRYKDFNLNFHGNSNFIKIQDMLIDTDKHIVKIDNNEINLTPHEFEILAFLAKNKNNVLSIKQIYENVWKEPYMELNRTVTVHIRRKYS, encoded by the coding sequence ATGGACAAAAATGTAGTTTTAATTGTAGATGATGATGAAAATATACGTGAACTTCTGACCATAATGCTAAAAAATCAAAATATAGATTATCTCTGTGCAAAAGATGGAGTAGAGGCACTTGAAATTTTAAAAACCAATAAAATAGATCTGATACTTTTAGATATTATGATGCCGAGAATGGATGGCATGATGGCATGTATGAAAATAAGAGAAGACTTGAATCTGCCTATAATAATACTATCTGCAAAAATTGATGATGCAGATAAGATAATGGGACTTACCATTGGGGCAGATGACTATATTTCAAAACCTTTTAACCCAATGTTGTTAATTGCAAAGGTAAAATCCCATTTAAGGAGATATAAGGACTTCAATTTAAATTTTCATGGCAATTCAAATTTCATTAAAATACAGGACATGCTTATAGATACAGATAAACATATTGTGAAAATAGATAATAATGAAATAAATTTGACTCCACATGAATTTGAGATTTTAGCTTTTCTTGCAAAGAACAAAAACAATGTATTGAGTATAAAACAAATATATGAAAATGTATGGAAGGAACCTTATATGGAACTTAACAGAACCGTTACAGTACATATAAGGAGAAAGTATAGTTGA
- a CDS encoding ABC transporter ATP-binding protein, producing the protein MLKLENVSKSIGKREIVKNLNLTVNEGEIFGFLGLNGAGKTTTIKMIVGFLKPTRGEIYVYGKSIKNNRISFISNIAAVVETPDMYPYLTGIENLKQLARMDRNIAQSDIEEAVKLVGLGDRIDDKFKKYSLGMKQRLGVAQVLMGNKRVWILDEPTNGLDPSGMIHFRNIFKKYSREKKVTIFISSHILGEMESMCDRVAFLNEGEIKGIEEINNMKGNLEKRYVEVVGGEKDDFCNN; encoded by the coding sequence GTGCTAAAATTGGAAAATGTGTCAAAGAGTATAGGAAAAAGAGAAATTGTAAAAAATTTGAATTTAACTGTAAATGAAGGTGAGATCTTCGGATTTTTAGGACTAAATGGGGCAGGAAAGACCACAACTATAAAGATGATTGTGGGATTTTTAAAACCTACCAGAGGCGAAATTTATGTATATGGAAAAAGTATTAAAAATAATAGGATAAGCTTTATAAGTAATATAGCGGCTGTGGTGGAGACACCGGATATGTATCCCTATTTAACTGGAATTGAAAATTTAAAGCAGCTGGCAAGGATGGATAGAAATATTGCTCAATCAGACATAGAGGAGGCCGTAAAGTTAGTGGGGCTGGGGGACAGGATAGATGATAAATTCAAAAAGTATTCCCTCGGAATGAAACAGAGACTTGGGGTTGCACAGGTTCTCATGGGAAATAAAAGGGTGTGGATATTAGATGAACCTACCAATGGGCTTGATCCAAGTGGAATGATTCATTTTAGGAATATATTTAAAAAATATTCCAGGGAGAAGAAAGTTACTATATTTATATCATCCCATATACTTGGTGAAATGGAATCCATGTGTGATAGGGTGGCCTTTTTAAATGAAGGTGAGATTAAGGGAATAGAAGAGATAAATAATATGAAGGGAAATCTTGAAAAAAGATATGTGGAAGTTGTGGGGGGAGAAAAAGATGATTTCTGCAATAATTAA
- a CDS encoding amino acid permease, which yields MSENENLSRGLKNRHVQLLAIGGAIGTGLFLGSGRSIHLAGPSILFAYTITGVVCFLIMRALGELLLSNLNYHSFVDFVQEYMGNGAAFITGWTYWFCWISLAMADLTASGLYIQYWLPNIAQWVPSLVVLIILLIMNLTTVKLFGEMEFWFALIKIVAILALIIIGTFMIIKGFSTNVGASSFTNLWNHGGWFPNGTSGFILSFQMVVFAFTGIELVGLTAGETENPEYVIPKAINNIPIRIIIFYIGALTVIMSIYPWNSINADKSPFVQVFAAVGIAAAASIVNFVVLTSAASACNSGIFSTSRMVYSLAKENNAPNSMKRLTSNKVPSNALMFSAAVILISVILSYIMPEGVFVLITSISTFCFIFIWGIMVVCHLKYRKTNPKLASKSKFKMPLYPITNYIVLAFIVFVLAVLALNKETRVALFVTPVWFIMLGIIYKILKSRVKKEK from the coding sequence ATGTCAGAAAATGAAAACTTATCACGAGGATTAAAAAATCGGCATGTTCAACTACTTGCAATTGGAGGTGCAATTGGTACCGGATTATTCCTTGGTTCAGGCAGATCAATTCATTTGGCAGGGCCATCTATTTTATTTGCATATACCATAACAGGGGTAGTTTGTTTTCTTATCATGCGTGCTCTTGGGGAATTATTGCTCTCTAATTTAAACTATCATTCTTTTGTAGACTTTGTACAGGAGTATATGGGAAATGGAGCAGCATTTATTACTGGATGGACTTATTGGTTTTGTTGGATCTCACTTGCTATGGCTGATTTAACTGCATCAGGACTTTATATACAATATTGGCTGCCTAATATAGCTCAATGGGTTCCGAGTCTTGTAGTTCTTATAATTTTATTAATTATGAACCTCACTACAGTAAAGTTGTTCGGGGAAATGGAATTCTGGTTTGCTTTAATTAAAATTGTTGCAATTTTAGCACTAATTATAATTGGTACATTTATGATTATTAAAGGATTTTCTACAAATGTTGGCGCATCTAGCTTTACGAATCTTTGGAATCACGGAGGATGGTTTCCAAATGGGACAAGTGGTTTTATTCTTTCCTTTCAAATGGTCGTATTTGCTTTTACAGGAATTGAATTGGTTGGCTTGACAGCGGGTGAAACTGAAAATCCAGAGTATGTCATTCCAAAGGCTATTAACAATATTCCAATTAGAATTATTATTTTTTACATTGGAGCACTTACTGTTATTATGAGTATATACCCTTGGAATTCAATTAATGCAGATAAAAGTCCATTTGTACAGGTATTTGCAGCAGTGGGAATCGCAGCAGCAGCAAGTATTGTAAATTTTGTTGTGTTAACGTCAGCGGCATCTGCTTGCAATAGCGGAATATTTAGTACAAGCCGTATGGTCTATTCTCTTGCTAAAGAAAATAATGCCCCTAATTCAATGAAAAGGTTAACTTCTAATAAAGTACCTTCTAATGCTTTGATGTTTTCAGCAGCTGTTATTTTAATTTCAGTTATTTTAAGCTATATTATGCCAGAAGGAGTATTTGTGCTTATTACAAGTATATCAACATTTTGTTTCATCTTCATTTGGGGAATTATGGTGGTCTGTCATTTAAAATATCGTAAAACTAATCCTAAACTTGCTTCAAAAAGCAAATTTAAAATGCCGCTTTATCCAATTACTAATTACATAGTTTTGGCATTTATTGTTTTTGTCTTAGCTGTTTTGGCGCTTAATAAGGAAACTCGTGTGGCTCTATTTGTAACACCTGTGTGGTTTATAATGCTTGGTATAATTTATAAAATACTTAAATCAAGAGTTAAAAAAGAAAAGTAA
- a CDS encoding YjdF family protein produces the protein MKVSIKFTVFFEDIFWVGVFERIYFNKYEVSKVVFGSEPKDYEIYDFILKHFCDLKFSNSLSTSELKYKKVNPKRVQREIKKQTRTNGIGTKAQLAMKLQYERNKSEKRKDLKEKSHKEKEWKFQLYQRKKKEKHKGH, from the coding sequence ATGAAAGTAAGTATTAAGTTTACTGTATTTTTTGAAGATATATTCTGGGTAGGTGTTTTTGAGAGGATATACTTCAATAAATATGAAGTTTCAAAAGTTGTATTTGGTTCTGAACCAAAAGATTATGAGATATATGATTTTATATTAAAGCACTTTTGTGATTTGAAATTTAGTAATTCTTTATCAACAAGTGAATTAAAGTACAAAAAGGTAAATCCTAAAAGAGTTCAAAGAGAAATCAAAAAACAAACAAGAACTAATGGTATAGGAACAAAAGCACAACTTGCTATGAAATTACAATATGAACGAAACAAATCAGAAAAAAGAAAAGATTTGAAAGAAAAAAGCCATAAAGAAAAAGAATGGAAATTTCAATTATACCAACGCAAAAAGAAAGAAAAACATAAAGGACATTAA
- a CDS encoding ABC transporter permease subunit — protein MKKDVKLMESVDDSKMEAVIKEQRKEEIAYKKYLLDNNIKPISELEATGYILFSNYIMILEYGMIVIFLAVVFMSIDSVSSEYTPPTLKLLLLRPITKSKLILGKFLACTISTSALVAIFNLLIFLFGEFVYGFDSFKYPVPIGPAFKHSSIQNVDLHKFISVIPGTSGIIPLYKFLIEFMILQIIFIIAATSFCILVSTIIKSNAAAASIAILFGVVYIIFSNISALSDMSYIKPAFFIALGSPRTIITRQIVQDTGAYYINTLSASLIMIAWTIFFLAWSIIAAEKREEYI, from the coding sequence TTGAAAAAAGATGTAAAACTTATGGAAAGTGTTGATGACAGTAAAATGGAAGCTGTCATAAAAGAGCAGAGAAAAGAAGAAATTGCCTATAAAAAATATCTATTAGATAATAATATAAAGCCAATTAGTGAACTTGAGGCCACAGGATATATATTATTTAGTAATTACATTATGATTTTGGAATATGGTATGATAGTCATATTTTTAGCAGTAGTTTTTATGTCAATAGATAGCGTTTCCAGTGAATATACACCTCCTACGTTAAAGCTTCTGCTTTTAAGACCTATTACAAAGTCAAAACTTATACTTGGAAAATTTTTAGCTTGTACTATTTCAACTTCCGCACTTGTAGCTATTTTTAATCTTCTAATCTTTTTATTTGGAGAATTTGTATATGGCTTTGACAGCTTCAAGTATCCAGTTCCCATAGGACCCGCCTTTAAACACAGCAGTATACAAAATGTGGATTTACATAAATTTATATCTGTCATTCCAGGTACATCAGGCATTATACCTCTTTATAAATTTTTAATTGAATTTATGATTTTACAGATAATTTTTATAATTGCAGCTACAAGTTTTTGTATTTTAGTATCTACCATAATTAAAAGTAATGCAGCAGCAGCATCTATAGCTATACTATTTGGAGTAGTTTACATAATATTTTCAAATATCTCTGCATTATCTGATATGTCATATATTAAGCCAGCATTTTTTATAGCGCTTGGCAGCCCCAGAACTATAATAACAAGGCAAATTGTACAAGATACAGGTGCATACTACATAAATACCTTATCTGCCAGTTTGATAATGATTGCATGGACTATATTCTTTTTAGCATGGAGCATAATTGCAGCTGAAAAAAGAGAAGAGTATATTTAA
- the tyrS gene encoding tyrosine--tRNA ligase codes for MKTVEEQLRIIAKGVSILVDEDELRNKLTEFIQNNRPLIIKLGLDPSAPDIHLGHAVVLRKIKQMQDLGHEAVIIIGDFTGKIGDPSGKSKGRNALTDEQVRENARTYFEQIFKVLDKKKTTVRYNSEWLSKLNFEDVLRLAATTTVARMMERDDFQNRFTNNIPIGIHEFFYPLMQAYDSIELNADIELGGTDQTFNILMGRTLQKTMGQSQQVAMFMPLLEGLDGVEKMSKSLENYIGVYESAKVMFKKVMEVPDELILKYFELATDEHPDRIEAIRQELVQGKNPRDIKYALAEIITSLYHTEQEVIEAKEYYDKAFIKKAIPDQIPELAVKAQSHLVEIIPLLVENGFIKSNSEFRRLVQQNGVQLNQHKLKHIDSILLYGDVLKIGKKRFVKIIWEG; via the coding sequence ATGAAAACTGTCGAGGAACAACTGCGTATTATAGCAAAGGGCGTTAGCATACTGGTAGATGAGGATGAACTACGAAACAAGCTGACGGAATTCATTCAAAACAATCGGCCCCTGATTATCAAATTGGGACTGGATCCAAGTGCGCCGGATATCCACCTAGGGCATGCCGTTGTACTGCGAAAAATCAAGCAGATGCAGGACTTAGGGCATGAAGCGGTGATTATCATCGGTGATTTCACCGGAAAAATCGGTGACCCATCAGGCAAATCAAAGGGCCGTAATGCTTTGACCGACGAGCAGGTAAGGGAAAATGCCCGGACGTATTTCGAACAGATATTCAAGGTGCTGGACAAGAAAAAAACAACGGTTCGTTACAACAGCGAATGGTTGAGCAAGCTGAATTTTGAGGACGTTCTCAGGCTGGCTGCCACGACTACAGTGGCCAGAATGATGGAACGGGACGATTTTCAAAATCGGTTTACCAACAACATCCCCATCGGAATCCATGAGTTCTTTTACCCGTTGATGCAGGCTTACGATTCCATCGAGCTGAACGCAGATATTGAGCTGGGGGGGACAGATCAGACATTCAATATCCTAATGGGCCGAACCTTACAGAAAACTATGGGACAGTCCCAGCAGGTCGCCATGTTTATGCCGTTGCTGGAGGGATTGGACGGCGTAGAGAAAATGAGCAAGAGCCTTGAAAATTATATCGGTGTATATGAATCTGCCAAAGTGATGTTTAAAAAGGTCATGGAGGTTCCCGACGAGCTGATTTTGAAATACTTTGAGTTGGCGACAGATGAGCATCCAGACCGTATAGAAGCTATCAGGCAGGAGCTGGTACAGGGTAAAAACCCCCGGGATATCAAATATGCCTTGGCTGAAATCATTACCAGCCTGTACCATACGGAGCAGGAAGTTATAGAGGCAAAGGAATACTATGATAAGGCCTTCATCAAAAAAGCGATTCCTGATCAAATACCGGAGCTTGCAGTAAAAGCACAAAGCCATTTAGTTGAAATCATCCCCCTGCTTGTGGAGAATGGATTCATAAAGAGCAATAGCGAGTTTCGAAGGCTGGTTCAGCAAAATGGCGTACAGCTCAATCAGCATAAGCTGAAACATATTGACTCCATCCTGTTGTATGGTGACGTATTAAAAATCGGTAAAAAGCGCTTTGTAAAGATTATTTGGGAAGGGTAG
- a CDS encoding hemolysin family protein produces the protein MVFLINMIIVFLLIFMNAFFVAAEFAVVKVRKSRIETLVAEGSRNAKFTLKVIKDLNSYLSACQLGITLASLGLGWVGEPAVANVLMPLFNLFHFSEGVVHSISLVIGFSIITAFHIVLGELTPKSLAIINTEKIAMYTSLPLIIFYKATYPIMWAFNHSTDLVLKIFGISQWDEHETAYTDDEIKLLLEESYKSGLIDKTELTFVDNIFDFSEKTVKDIMVPRTDMTCIFSEDSLEDIIKVVMDRQHTRYPICTYNKDNVIGFIHIKDLYKQQIQGDKNIKDIIRKVKFIPKWMPISDLLKVFKKEKSQIAIIIDEYGGTLGLVTIEDILEEIVGEIQDEFDEEGTEINKTEDNKYVVDGKLILEDVNDLLQIDIKSENVDTLGGWIYSKLNSYPKVNDKVNYENYEFTVLKCNKKRIGKILIEKLK, from the coding sequence ATGGTTTTTTTAATAAATATGATTATTGTGTTTTTACTCATATTCATGAATGCTTTTTTTGTTGCTGCGGAATTTGCAGTAGTAAAAGTCAGAAAATCCAGAATAGAAACCCTGGTGGCTGAAGGAAGCAGAAATGCAAAATTTACTTTAAAAGTCATTAAAGATTTAAATTCATATTTGTCTGCATGCCAATTGGGAATAACTTTAGCCTCTTTAGGGTTAGGGTGGGTAGGAGAGCCCGCAGTTGCCAATGTACTTATGCCTTTATTTAATTTATTTCATTTTTCAGAAGGGGTAGTGCATTCTATTTCTCTTGTTATTGGTTTTTCAATTATAACTGCTTTTCATATAGTACTTGGTGAATTGACTCCTAAATCACTAGCTATTATAAATACAGAAAAAATAGCCATGTATACATCCCTGCCTCTTATTATATTTTACAAGGCAACCTATCCTATAATGTGGGCCTTTAATCACAGTACTGATTTAGTGCTGAAGATATTTGGAATTTCACAGTGGGATGAGCATGAGACAGCCTACACTGACGATGAAATAAAACTATTACTTGAAGAAAGTTATAAAAGTGGATTGATAGATAAGACAGAATTAACCTTTGTGGATAATATATTTGATTTTTCCGAGAAGACTGTAAAAGATATTATGGTACCGCGTACTGACATGACCTGTATTTTTTCAGAGGATTCCCTAGAAGATATTATAAAAGTTGTGATGGATAGACAGCACACTAGGTATCCTATTTGTACATATAACAAGGATAATGTTATTGGATTTATACATATTAAAGATCTGTATAAACAGCAGATTCAGGGAGATAAAAATATAAAAGATATTATTCGGAAGGTTAAATTTATTCCAAAGTGGATGCCTATAAGCGATCTGCTGAAGGTGTTTAAAAAAGAAAAATCCCAGATAGCCATAATTATTGATGAATATGGAGGAACACTTGGGCTAGTTACAATTGAAGATATCCTGGAGGAAATTGTAGGTGAGATTCAAGATGAATTTGATGAAGAAGGAACAGAAATCAATAAAACTGAAGACAACAAGTATGTTGTAGATGGAAAACTTATTCTTGAAGATGTAAATGATCTTCTTCAAATTGATATCAAGTCTGAAAATGTTGACACCTTGGGGGGATGGATTTATTCCAAGTTAAATTCATATCCAAAGGTCAATGATAAGGTTAACTATGAAAATTATGAATTCACTGTGTTAAAGTGTAATAAGAAGAGGATAGGCAAGATTTTAATTGAAAAACTCAAATAA
- a CDS encoding lactate utilization protein: MEEKNSAIKTRNELLATKLIKNLQSRKFEAYYCDNAIDAAEKALSLIPESSSVSWGGSVTLEEIGLIERIYQGNFIIIDRDKAQTMDERYDLMRQSLLCDTYLTSFNAISEDGVLINIDSVGNRVAAITFGPKNVIAVIGMNKVCKTVEDAVARARTYAAPINAQRCSSNPFLHPPKKTPCVINGACGNCKAEDCICSYVIETRMCKTPGRIKIILVGESLGF; encoded by the coding sequence ATGGAAGAAAAAAATAGTGCTATAAAAACAAGAAATGAACTTCTAGCCACTAAACTAATTAAAAATCTACAAAGCAGGAAATTTGAGGCATATTACTGTGATAATGCCATAGATGCTGCCGAAAAAGCATTATCACTTATACCGGAATCTTCATCCGTATCATGGGGAGGGTCGGTTACACTTGAAGAGATTGGGCTGATTGAGCGAATATATCAAGGCAATTTTATTATAATTGATCGTGACAAAGCCCAAACAATGGATGAACGATATGATTTAATGCGCCAATCATTGTTGTGTGATACCTATTTAACAAGTTTCAATGCAATTAGTGAAGACGGTGTATTAATCAATATAGACAGTGTGGGTAATCGAGTGGCAGCGATTACTTTTGGTCCCAAAAATGTCATAGCTGTCATTGGAATGAATAAGGTTTGCAAAACTGTTGAGGATGCAGTAGCAAGGGCTAGAACATATGCAGCTCCTATCAATGCACAACGCTGTTCATCAAATCCATTTCTACATCCTCCAAAAAAGACACCTTGTGTTATAAATGGAGCTTGTGGAAATTGTAAGGCAGAGGATTGTATTTGCTCTTACGTTATTGAAACGAGAATGTGCAAAACTCCTGGAAGAATAAAAATTATTCTTGTTGGTGAATCTCTGGGATTTTAA
- a CDS encoding Crp/Fnr family transcriptional regulator: MDDLDILVQSHLFSGIEPNDIEKMLICLSAMRKEYEKGEMVVCEGDSVNDIGIILKGSARSTKLSITGKQIIVSLHYPGGYTAILTAASGKRKCPMSVQALESLAVLFIPVRNVLSRCKKLCIAHEQLLLNFFDSIAERALELHDRNDCLIMPTIRDKVLTYLTKVCHESKARIVRIPFNREAMAGYLNVDRSALSRELAQMKRDGLIDFYKNKFELL; the protein is encoded by the coding sequence ATGGATGATTTAGATATTTTGGTGCAATCACATTTGTTTTCCGGTATTGAACCGAATGATATTGAAAAAATGCTCATATGTTTATCTGCGATGCGCAAAGAATATGAAAAAGGTGAAATGGTTGTCTGCGAAGGGGACTCTGTTAATGATATTGGCATTATACTGAAGGGTAGTGCCCGAAGCACTAAATTGAGTATCACAGGTAAACAAATTATTGTTTCACTACATTATCCAGGTGGTTATACTGCCATCTTAACAGCTGCCAGTGGTAAACGGAAGTGTCCTATGTCGGTACAGGCACTGGAGTCCCTTGCTGTGCTTTTTATTCCTGTCAGAAATGTGTTGAGTCGTTGCAAAAAACTTTGTATAGCTCATGAGCAATTGCTCCTCAACTTTTTTGACAGTATTGCGGAAAGGGCATTGGAGTTACATGATCGTAACGATTGTCTAATTATGCCAACCATTCGCGATAAAGTTTTAACTTACTTAACTAAGGTTTGCCATGAATCCAAAGCACGGATTGTTAGAATCCCATTTAATAGAGAAGCTATGGCTGGTTACTTGAATGTAGATCGCAGTGCTCTGTCTAGGGAACTTGCACAAATGAAACGAGATGGACTGATTGATTTTTATAAAAATAAGTTTGAACTATTGTAG